TCCtttttgtgtaaatatttatgaaaGAAACAAATTCAACTTTCATGAGATAAATAttaaccttttcaattttttccaaggGGATCAAAGGGTATATAATCAATGCATATTATATTGTAAAACAACCAAAACCAAAgccaaacatttgaaaataaatttattttccactCAGGTGGGGCAAGGCAACTGCATCCTTCAGCTTCCTAAATGGAAGGCATGTTTAGAATTGAAACACATATAATATAAAGAATAATATACAAACTAGTGTTCTCACCATATAACGTGTAGACAACTCCAAATGCTAAATACATGCCACTTATAACAGCTATACTAACATCGAAGTTGTAATCATAATAAAGACATCTGTCTACTTCTACAGGAGCAGAATTATTTTCATAGAAATAATCATCATCTGGATGAGGCTTGTAATCATCCCAGGttgacattttaaatgcatttacttATAACCTAGGATAAATAAAGATTACATGAgtgaaaataatgtaaaacataaaaaagaataaaaattgcaaatatcaaatgcttttcacatttttttttttccttttgcattttttttttataaaatgataaatgatTAACGATTTAtggtctttttattttttatttcataaaacttATGAAAGTTTAAGTAACTTAATAGACTATTTAACAAGCATCTATTTCGTGTAGTCTCTTAAACCAACTtacaaatgtgttttttaaaagaacttttgaaaattaattcattagtctttacctatttttctttttgcatacttCCCATTAATCAAGAATTGATTGGGAATTCAGATATGCAAAGATTTAGAAGAAATTACggtccaaaaataaatttttttaaaagatcttACTTATAAGAAAAACATACCTTTTAtggtttataaaatcaaaaatgatgaacatgaactatattgaaatttaaaaggacAAACTAAACAATACacaagtttagtgaaaaataatttgaaattctgaattttgttCTCAATTCTTTTTTATTCTCCTCTACTTCAATTTTCccacttattaaaatatttttatttgaaaagttgtaGAGCTCACTAGATTgcaaagttgattaaaaaaaaaagttggattttttttaatttttaatcaaattttattttaattttcaaaaatttgtagttattaattactttacacttttaaacataatattttttataaaatagatGATTCAATTCAgccttacttttaaaactaagataagttctcaAACTACTCAATAGctcaatactttttttaaagattttttaaaggggttataatacttagataagaagtaattttgttttaagctttgcttaaaaataaggtttctatCATCATGAATGTTTTAATGTGAAAGAATatgttgagcaattactttttttaactatattagtcatggtctattagaaaaactgcaaatttttatttgattccgtaCTGAATTGATATGTAATTTTCGAGTGAAAATAttattgcaagagtgaaaatctgtttcacacacagaaagaggtaTCTATGTAGTTTTTCCTATTGAAGTTAAGATTATTTCATGCAGTATAGTTAAATTTGGCTTagtattctaaaaatgcaaaattagttgataaaaataaaatgaactgattttgattaatgattttgttaaaaaaaatcacttgattcagtGCCGGAACtaggctctggggggggggggggggcagcaagcTGTGGAACATTCCTCAGGCAGAAACTtcatgggtgttttttttttttgttgttgttgttgaaactcgatataaaaacttgaaagatGGTTAAGGGTTttgccttgtttcaaaatttgccTTGGCTTGGGAAAATCGAAGATCCAGCATTGTTGAATATCAGATGATTTTAATTTCACatcatcaaaatattttgaaaacacaaattttttgattctgaatacAGCTGAAATTCAGGGTCTGACTTAACACATTGCTTTACAGTAACATTATTACAAGGAATTAATGCATTTATTAACTGGattgctaaatttcaatatttgtccaatgttcaaaaacttttttcaaaattttcaaaaacaaattattgcaTTACCTTAACAATGAGTTGAACTTCATATTTCTTCCCAAATTGTCTGTTGTTTCACAACGTTCAAAAATCATCTGAAAATTGAAGCAAATTTTCATCAAAGTACAATACTATAAGAAATACGGTTTTAAACTAAACAGAATTAAGAAGATTTGAATGataaacatattatttatttttcaaaataaaataaatctacaTTTCTCAGTTTGCAAATGATTGATACAAATACAATAGCATAATACACaatgcaaaataatttccaaTGATGGTTTATTTGCATAAACAACTATTTTAGTACAGAACTTGAAATTTAAAGGAACATTAAATGggatttaaatacaataaaaatacctATTTCAGCTGTAAGCTAGTGAATATAACAAATGAGTATACAAGATGAACATTTTTTCAACATGTATGTGTGTTAATCGCAACAAATTGCTGtaaaatcgaaaaataaaaacaaatattgacgGTCTAATATTCATAAAAAGATAACAATTTTTAGCCAACTTAACATTTGGGTTttccaaacaattaaaataaatccaTTATGAATCATCCTCAATAACAACACATACACATAACAGCCAGAACCAGCCTCTGCATCTTTTCTTCTCAGCTGTACACCAATCATTTCACGTTCAACGTTGGACAAAGCATATAAATATAAACACAAAATCActattaattttgatttaaataacaATCTAACAAAAATTACAAGGAATACGATTAACATGAAGATATTTAcagttttttcttgaaaagttctAACATTTTGATTTTATGAAGCCTTAACCAGTCTGTATTCTTGATTAAGTAAAACTAGAATTGGCATCACGAAAAATATACTCTCTGTTTTGCTGTCGTGTCCGGGCTCCGGGTTTTTTTCAAGCAGAGATCAAAGATTgtaatttattgaaattaaaatgccGTCGGGTAAAAAATTAACGAAAGAAGAAGAGTTGCTTTTGCAAGATTTCAGCAGAAATGTTTCCACTAAGTCATCTGCATTATTCTATGGAAATGCGTTTATCGTTTCTGCTATTCCTCTGTGTAAGTGGAGAAAGTGTTATTAACCATCTTTATACGTTTCATTGTTTTGTAATTCTTgattagatttcttttttaaagcaaaaaagttatggtaattttttgttcagaattcATTAAAGGATGAGCATTTTCTATGAGTAAGTTTGTTCCAAACTTATGACGGTTTAATTGTAATGGAATACATTAtaagcattccccccccccccctgatgatTTTTACTTACCTGTGTGTCATGACATCCTTTTCTTTACTAGGTTACTGTTGTCAAGGGGTTCATTCTGGTGATATATCACTTGGCACCCCAGCACCTTTCATTTGATTAATTGGGTTTAAAAGCCGCAGTAAATGTGGAAAGATGATCACTAGGCCCTCCAGTTTTGGCCAATGCGAGATCTACAGGGGAGCGAGATCTACAGGAGACAACTTCTGGTTAAGTGGCAAATTATCCCCATTTCTGTGTTTGTTTTGCcattaaaactagatttaaaaagcGAGAGAAgagagcttgggggggggggggcaatttcaaGTTTTGGCATGATTCTGAGAGGGAGGGTTCTCTAGTTCCCAGCATTGAAAGCTAGCATCTTACCTCAAGAATTTCAGACTGACAgattttatatgcttttttttctgcatatacTCTGTAGGACTCTCTGCCTCTTTCCAAGGGTTCGGATCTGGTAATCTCATTGCAGCAATAGGCACAGAGGCAATGGACCCTCAAAGTGAGATGTCCCTGCCTATGTAGGAGCTCCAAACCCATagcagtgatttcaaataaagCACCTTTTTCCCCCAAGTACAGAGAAGCTTGTacagagaaggggggggggggggcaagggaggcAACTGTGTCCTTACTTtcaaactttgaattggaaggggaAAGTCTACGGTGTCAATCTGTCCTGATTTTTTAGACCATATGCAATTTTTTGGAGATTATAGAATTAGTCATCTTTAAAGCCTTTAATATAGCCTGATTTCCCcttccccgcccccccccccccaaaatcatCAGGGTCCACAGCCCCAACTCCACACTTATTTTGATCCCCAATTTTTTTGGTTCACCAGCAGCCTTTGATCCCATGCCCCACTGGCAATATCAACAAGGCCAAAATCTGGAATACATTATAGTTATCGCCTAGTCTCTGGGGGTAAAAAATTTGGCAAGATTGCCTTAGATATCAGAATCTTTCGTAGATTATGATTTCCATTAGTGATATTACATGACAGATAATATATCGTTAATTGTTGAATCAAATCCCAGCGGCTTGCTCTTCCACGACGCAGACCCAGGTCCAATTCCTGGATTGAGCAGAGTCGACTCAGCTTTTCCTCTCTTCAGTGGGTCAATAAGTTGAGTACCAAGCGTACTTAGGAactaaacctttttcttttttttctatgtttggTTGACCACCTGACtagaacatctgccttgcaccccaggGCGCTTGGTCTCTTAAACTGAGATGGGCATAGTAGGCCTTGGCCCCCTTGGGCTGTTGCACCTCTGAGGTTAGTTTTATTATTGAACTGGGCAAAAAAAGTCAACCATAAAATTTCTGGTTAAGTTTGTTTCATTAAAGATGGCCACCAGACttgcatattttcaaagtttatcaacatttttgatactttaaaaaaaaaatcgtgttataaAGTTTTAGCCAGGGAGTCCATGGACATGTGTCTGTCTTGTTAGCTTTCAGGTACCCCTGattaatgatactaaaaaaaactagtaaatataattgaaaatggATGTTGGTCGCTTGTGTTACTCGATTTGCTTTCAACTTCACATTTTTCCTGTTTGTGTCTCGGGAAGAACTCAGTGttattttgcagaaaatgtttttagaaataattgGAGTTTgcacaaagttttaaattttatttagttctGGTGGCCCGTTGGCaccttttatatttttggcaataataatttatttataggTATTACAAACTAAAAATTCCGTAGTTGGAGACATTCAACAACTTCAATTTCTAATTTCTGGGTTGCTTTAACTTTTAGATATCGTCAATCTTGTCACTAAACCTTTAAAGTACGGTTGATTGAAATATCTGTTGATTATTCTTTTAGACTTTTTGATTAAAAGTTGTGCATATTAAAAATCGCTAAttggaaatgggggggggggtataagtTCTCCCTAACACTAAATGTGTGATTGTCTCGGAGCAAACAGCTTTAGTACAGTGTAATGCTTGGTAAACTACAAAACTTTATAAATTGTTCTTAATGagcatttcttaatttctttgttaaacaTGTGTATAATACTGTTTTGCAATGTGTtccagtatattttttaaaaatatcttgcttttttgaatttttgaaaaaaatgtcatgttaaaaatctttttattattttagggTTATTTTGGAGGATACATCAGATGGACCCTTATCAGTCTGGTATTTTGTTTGCAGTAGTAACTCTTATAAGCACATGGTTGGTTGCTTTTGcctacaaaaatgtaaaatttgttctGAAGCACAAGTAAGTTGAACTTTgttattcaagaattaaaaaaaaaaaaaattctgactatgttttttttaatatgaaacgtCGTAAATCAAAATCATgtgattgatttttttataatgatCTCAGAGTTTGTTTATTATAATTTGGAACCAGTATGTTTTTGCATTCTGTCCGGAATCAATATCATTTTGTCCTTCTCTGACGAACTAAGACTATTTAAACATGCTGAATAAAAATTGCTGTgttttaaccgtttaaccgccgaactattgacggaagatcaaatttgagtaattttttgaaattatgtctatttatgtctagtaaatacagaaataaaataaaatttccagaaaatttttttttactatgtttttcagtgtattccatttttggaacattggcgttttgcatgaagttttttttttcagagaatttttttaaactaagaggtttttgaaagcggtttttatcttagcatactttattacggaaaaaataatattttaaattgcatttatgtacgtaccagaattcagaaaatccaatacagaaatatctaatgcccatgatatgaaaggaagcattgctggtgaagtcgtttgtcgcaatggaaacatttcttagtcgtattttttttgcacaccgcacaacgtccttgggatgcagatacaatataatgtccgtcagacattcttgattgtttatgtaaatgacaacgaggccctggatgactttccactcgtacttttcttcttaggaggtgagttgttatttctcttcggaactctaaatgcttcatcttgacttcgtgtaactcacaatgaagtaaccaactagctacaactgaaatattcagagcattactaaaaagattccaccaccaatTTTTACTCCTCATATGAGGTCTGTAGtttctaaaagtttatccaagacgtccacaccctccattccttcattgtatctcttgataagatgaggttgtggcacatctatcttgcatttctgctcatttgagtaacgttttacagatgcaagtggctcatgtgtataacaattagatgctactgtaaccactgcattatcattccagctgcacatgtacactgatccatcagatcgatagtcaaaatttcctcgatcttctttagaaagggcttttttggatttcagtggacaatggccagttctgttttcacgaattgttcctgttgctcgtacacctttttttgatagctgagaaattaagtcatatgatgtaaaaaagttatttaactatacttcatgcttagacgtgtcagtcaaaactgataatagattacttacaactctggatcctaattgcacatcaggggatccttcttttttgcctgaataaatctccatggaatatgggtatccacatgaagagcacagcatccaaattttgaagccgaatcttattggttttcctctaataaacattttacatgaatgctgACCGtatagtagggaaccatagattcatctatgctcaatttttcatgaaatacaccaaattgttgaaggtttttacacagttcttcgtaaatagggtatacttttgcaagtttgtcattttgttttaattcatggttgtccatcaaatgaaagttgttttttatttttcgaaaacgatttcgaggcactgttggtacaattggcacatatgtatcttctgcactgctccaatacatatcttcagaaggaacggaAGGGTACCCACTCAATAacagcaaaccaaaaaattgtaggatttcatctctgttaacatctattgattctcctttttgcaatgcatacaagtttgtcatatttgctaagtgttcaacatactgcaaaggtaaaattttaaaaaataaatcaattggagaTAAATCCACTATATTCGGAAATGTGTGTCGAAGCGGTTCAATACTTTCTGACGaaatcagtttctgaaaattagctttcttctcccattttaaatccattttcatttttttttctacttttatttcctgataattccaactttttcttttttttttccattttcattcgctttttacttttattatctaatgatttcagactttgttcttcctccgatttttttgttaaattttcatgaGAGTTGGCGGAAAAAATGTCCACCTGTCTACATATATCAATTGGTGTGATGGGTTGTAACTCGTCTTCTATAATgtcttcttcctcagtgataatgcctggttcatcagggggtaattggcatatatctacatctgacaaatccgaatctgacaatgtctctaaataagccacagcttgttctacagtaagaaatcttgtagacatttttttaacatttatgaacagttggtatacgtcaatcATCACGtcacaatgcagctgtccgagcaggtgtggattcggagccatattgtccgtcaaacagtagactgttattattttctttgctaacgaaacgtcatatcctttcaaaatataaacttacttggttttgccaacatctacatcagagtacattcaaaatgagaagaaaaaagaaacatatataacgaaaaatgaaatttcccctttgaagtcgaacgattaacttcttggaaatttgactccctaaaagcgccaatgttccaaaattggaacatgctattttgaaggggtacaccttttggaaatatcattgtacatttctacaagtattttaaaatcatacattgaagtatttttcacaactataataaatatcatctagttttctgaaaaagccaatttttggtaaattttataagaaaaagttgcaaaaagctaaaaaaaacacgcatctttgaaaaatcgcaataaataattgaaaatatataaacaatcaagcttaaaatcaaaaaatactttgaagtaagactaaactgtgttaaaaaaaaaattgtttattttaacgttatttcttgggaaaattttcagttaaatatgatgttccatttttggaacattggcgggtaaacggttaagaaaacaaaaatcttcATAGTAATGGTAAACAAGTTTAGTTGTGAAGATTCCAATTAGTGATGCAAAGATTTGTTATTTAACTGAATATTTGGTGATGATCAagagcaaatatattttatttgattaatttaaaaatagtgttttttttttttttttttgagaaaattttaaaatattatggaacaaattaaaaaataatatataaaatgttaatttaaaggtTAAGCCAGTATTTCCTAACCTTTTGGGCCCATTGCCCCCCTGTCGAGATTGACTGAcatctatccccccccccccccccctccctttctttcTTGCAAAAACTTCGCCTTACTGATGCTCAATATTATTGAAACTAtgaatacttaattttaatttgtagTCAAAATGTAATGAAGCGATTTTATCCACTCACTCTTAAACTTAAATATAAATGACTAAATAAAAGTGTacattttgttcttattttttacttccttttacatagtaaaggaagtattgtatttgcaaaagaaatttcactcaaaaatcggccttaatttccattttgcttacctcCAAATGAACCCGTGACCACACGTGggtatatgcctaagaacgtatagacacccaaaatatccattttgacgattaaaacgagttttttcatgacgtccatatgtatgtatatgcgtatgtatctcgcataactcaagagcagtatctcctagaaagttgaaattttgtatgtccaCTCCTAgggggatctagttgtgcacctctctttttggtaaCATTTGGATGCTCAAAAGGGAGTCtcttacacctttttggggggaataaTTGCTCATTTCAacgcaaactcaagtggtgttataatttgacaaacACTTAGCGATATTTTGCCAAGCTTTTGATTGCtaagttggtgacaaatttggcgtcctttttttattataaatctgGTTTCAGTATGGCTACTATTGGcggtatttagagagttaaccattgaatcacattaaaattgccaatattgggaaaattaatctgtataaaacgtttttttcttcGTTTCGCAAAAAACTTgggttgaaaatatttaaagtgtttttttgcctACTCCAAGtctaaggcactattatcattaaattagcctCAAAGGAAGTCAGCTTGTTTTCTTTTCCCAAAAGAACTGGGTACTATAAAGGAAATACTTAACCAAGATCATCGACATAATTTTCCCAAGaacaaaagtacattttttatgaaattaatttctaGTTTAAATTACAATATGAGAATTAAAATTACTTGcacttaaaattaagaaaaaaaaggtaaaattacgaaaaaatggGTGGttattttgctcctttttaaaaaaaatctttttttacttGTTATTCTTCATCTGTATCCTTAACTGTTTCTCTAACTCGGTTTCATATGCATTTTCAGTTGCTATACCCGCTGGTTTTATATTTTGGATAATACAACAAACTCCTCAAAACTATTGATGAACAAGATTGTTATATATGTGGGATGTTTATTTAGCAATTAGTTGTTTGGCTACTGGTGGTTTGTTTccatttttgtatatatatgttttttttgtcAACACCTTTGAAAAGCTTATTAATAGAAATGTgaagtattttactttttagaaattttttaacttttgtttttctcTAGAATTGCTGTTAAAAGGGAAGAGGCAGTATCTCGTGATGTAATGAGATCTTTGGCTGAAGATAAAAAGATGTCTAAGAAGGAAAAGGATGAACGGTAAGTTATATCTTTGTCGGGCTTTAAAACCTAAGTCATAATgctaagaggtggggtgatgCAGAGAAAGGTATGCTTTGGCTATCACCCCCTTTTACCCCTGAAAAtaggggtaaatggaaacaagcCATCTGTATCCTCAAGGTTGATGTAGATGGGCTAGATAATTAATATATACAGTCAGTTTAGAAGCTAGAGTATACAATATGTGGCCCATAGGTTTCATGCCACCTGCTGAATCCTTCAAATGTaatctaaaatcatttaaataaaaaaatctttaaaaaaacttaattttgctctgaatttatgtaaaatacgcAGAGCTGTAATCTATATCAAAGTATAATCTTCCAAaaagttgggaaaaatgaaaaacttagctGTTTATATTCACCCCAGAGTACAAGATTTATGGGGGTAAATGGAAATGCTTGAATTGCATATCAAAAAAAGCTGGGAAGgtgaaatgcataaaatgtttgTAGTAACCTCGGCACACGACAAGTAAAACTAGTTGTCACCACTTATTTCATATTTGTAGATCTGCAGGTGAGGAAACTGTAAgatcactaaactttaaaaaataatgtttctcaCCGTGTTATTTTCAAACTGATGAATTAATGATAAATTTGCGGAAGTCTCAGAATCTTAACTAGTTTTCCTGCACCAAcagttttgttataaaaattaCTGCAAGAGTGGTAATTGTGTTTACCCCTTGTTTTCTTTGATCCCTGCTCTTAAACTTGAAAACAATGTTTACCTGGAGTAATTGGCCTTAAAAGCTAATTATAACtgtatttaagtgaaaattatgttgaaaattaatttcacgtcttttagttttattcaaaaatccttcagggttcgtactcaatttcagaaagaaaatgaaggagttttggaggagtataATGAGATTTTGGAGGAGTACTAACGGGCTGTCatcaaatgatgtcacacttttttccaaaaaatttgaccccttcccctttatcacaaagtgtcaaacTTTAGCAAACTCCTCCTCCTGTCACAtgtcaaattttttataaacatattgttacaataactgtgtgatgtcactttttgtcacccactctcttccccttgtcacaatttcatgagcccgtttcctcctcaaagcatgacatcacttgtggatgaccctttttattttacaatatcataactttgatttactaaacaactgcttttttaacacaatcacttaatatagtacatctacttatatttttaaatacagtcgggcctccatatatcaaagtagcaaattgccggaaaaaaattcgatatatagaaacgatcttattttatcattaaaatctcctaaaacattaaaattaaagctaattttcctgcaagaaacccaatttctaatttatacgagcatcggattaaacgaaagttaataactgaaaaattaacagaaattacatttttgagccTTCatgcatcttcattcttcggcagttcaacttgatttgcaacatgaggggattttagTTTTGACAATGAAatcgagaaaaaagtaaaaaatcaatctacctaacttgaatgatttttactgaaactaaaaagactaggaatgataataacagacaaaagggataacttgaaactgattttacagtgttatgGTTAcgactaagatttgaaataaactggagggaatttaagaactccagaacggaacaacgacctatctacgcacccctcaaacccagatttcttatgagtttcttagcaacctttagtaaacataattttctcccctaaccttcatttttcatgagacaaacagcctaaagtggaaaaaaaaaaaatctacgaatgtctcgaaaaacatttcgatatatagagattttttcgatatatagaaacaatttttctgtaatgaacattgaaatttgctgggatttcgatatgtggaagttcgatatatggagactGGACtgtacttaaataataattagacaacctgacttttgctgctgagagtgtggagGAGGGAAAAAcagtaatcataaaacttgaaaaaaaaaaaagaccaatcaccaacatgttttacttcacttatgaaatgtcttcttaagtcttctaataaaattttcaccttcaaattttatgatttaactatgatcaatttgtaaatcacatctttctgaaaaaaataaatgcacgaaattactacattaaaatcacccTTGTCATGACGttagttgtcgatcaaagtattttaagttactttcatagaggaagattatgtggtattgaactaaaaaaggagttttgaaggtgttaacaccaaaatgaaggagtttgaagggcccttcaaaaaaatttcctaaatgaaggagttttggaggagttttgaaggagcgtacgaaccctgtatataTTTTTGCCCTTGTTGTGATCGTTGGATTTAATTGCTCAAGTAGttcagtatttgtaaatatatctgCCTGAGTAAATTTACTGTGTTGATGCGTTATAAATCTAGCTCTTATGATATAGTCTTGATTCATTCAGCATGAAGCTTATACTCTTCTTGAAGAATTGGTTAGCATCATTCACGATCCTTTATGCACTTATAATATCTGTGTGCCTACCACTAGATCTATCACTTTGCTTCttattaattactattattattattttttttaagttgagaaATACTAGTTTCACTTTGAAAACAACAGTCAGAAACCCTTTTATtagattaaaatatatataaaaaaaatgcagtatcTAATGGTAACTGTGGCACGTTGAATATATGTCATGGTCACAATGTCTTTCAATTgtccattccaaatcaatacctctgagGGTGCTGAACCAGGAGTTGTTCAGCTTCTAGTTTGGATCGatattttgaaatgttcaaaaatgGTGTTTCCTTCTATCATGTGCTGCCTAAGCTAAATGAGTCTTCCATTTTAGCGGTGCTCAGTAAATGGAAACCATACTTTCCTGCCTTAAATTGGGTAGCATTGTCTACTCGGGCTAGGATATCCAAGTGGTTTAAGTAACAATGACAGCAACAAATGTTTCATACCACTTATTGTAATCAAACAATTTTTATATGTCTAAAGAACTttctatatttattcattt
This window of the Uloborus diversus isolate 005 chromosome 4, Udiv.v.3.1, whole genome shotgun sequence genome carries:
- the LOC129221390 gene encoding translocon-associated protein subunit gamma-like; the encoded protein is MPSGKKLTKEEELLLQDFSRNVSTKSSALFYGNAFIVSAIPLWLFWRIHQMDPYQSGILFAVVTLISTWLVAFAYKNVKFVLKHKIAVKREEAVSRDVMRSLAEDKKMSKKEKDERILWKKNEVADYEATTFSIFYNNALYLMLIILLSFYCLRSFNPSINYVCSVGAAGGLLALFSTSSS